A single Xenopus laevis strain J_2021 chromosome 3S, Xenopus_laevis_v10.1, whole genome shotgun sequence DNA region contains:
- the LOC108712511 gene encoding cGMP-inhibited 3',5'-cyclic phosphodiesterase A isoform X4, which translates to MSHRRTSLPCIPRDQLMGHSEWEHKHGSRGSQSSGTSITVDIAVMGEAHGLITDLLADPSLPPHVCTSLRAVSNLLSTQLTFQPIHKPRLSPVVSFNDNYTCSDSEEGSEKGEKMTIPKRLRRSLPTGLLRRVSSTWTTTTSATGMPTLEPAPVRRDRSGSIKPLDPSLSSCGRSYSLVNPSDGALDPSEVPHSQHRTDDPTHTTSDYDSTHETNNSDSSDILQNDDEGDCAKDLTASRKSSDSTSFQPEAIALHPLIHSEEKAIVAPEPLLMEDLDPLMGEINNWNFPIFDLVEKTGQKCGRILSQVSYRLFEDMGLLETFKIPLREFMNYFHALESGYRDIPYHNRIHATDVLHAVWYLSTQAIPGLHNAVSEQGSASDSDSDSGITHGHMGYVFSKMYNPSDDTYGCLSGNIPSLELMALYVAAAMHDYDHPGRTNAFLVATNAPQAVLYNDRSVLENHHAAAAWNLFLSRPEYNFLVNLDHMEFKRFRFLVIEAILATDLKKHFDFLAEFNAKVNEEVGPGIDWSNENDRLLVCQMCIKLADINGPAKCKDLHLKWTEGIVNEFYEQGDEESSLGLPISPFMDRSAPQLAKLQESFITHIVGPLCHSYDSAGLIPGKWLDESDDSEDTDDQEDEDTTEEESSEPSESLASMSSQIFCCLKDALWGSNSGKEKKKCKQKIYCHITHHLMENHKMWKKVIEEEQREDALKNEPSNLPKSSEQIQAIREEEEEKGNPKRENSDDE; encoded by the exons TCTTCGGGGACCAGTATCACTGTAGACATCGCTGTTATGGGGGAAGCTCACGGGCTCATCACAGATCTTCTAGCCGACCCCTCGTTACCCCCCCACGTGTGCACTTCTCTACGGGCCGTCAGTAACCTGCTCAGCACCCAACTCACCTTCCAGCCCATCCACAAGCCCAGGCTCAGCCCAGTCGTCTCCTTCAATGACAACTACACGTGTTCTGACTCCGAGGAAGGGTCTGAGAAAGGAGAGAAGATGACTATACCCAAG CGCTTACGGAGAAGTCTTCCGACCGGCTTATTGCGGAGAGTCTCGTCCACATGGACAACGACGACGTCTGCCACCGGAATGCCCACCCTGGAACCTGCCCCGGTGAGGAGGGACCGCAGTGGCAGCATCAAACCCCTAGACCCGTCATTATCAAG CTGTGGGCGGTCCTACAGTCTTGTGAATCCCAGTGATGGCGCATTGGATCCCAGCGAGGTGCCGCATTCCCAGCACAGAACAG ATGATCCAACTCACACAACTTCTGACTACGACAGCACCCACGAAACCAACAACAGCGACAGCAGCGACATCCTTCAGAACGACGACGAGGGAGATTGCGCCAAGGATCTAACGGCGTCCAGAAAAAGCTCAGATTCAACGTCGTTCCAACCCGAAGCCATCGCCCTCCACCCATTGATACACTCGGAG GAAAAAGCCATTGTGGCTCCGGAACCTCTACTCATGGAAGATCTAGATCCACTCATGGGAGAGATCAACAACTGGAACTTTCCCATCTTTGACTTAGTGGAGAAGACGGGGCAGAAATGTGGCCGAATTCTCAGTCAG GTGTCGTACCGACTCTTCGAGGATATGGGTCTGTTGGAAACATTTAAGATCCCGTTGAGAGAATTCATGAACTATTTCCATGCGCTGGAGAGCGGATACCGGGATATTCCAT ATCACAATCGGATTCACGCTACAGACGTGTTACACGCGGTGTGGTACCTCAGTACTCAGGCCATCCCGGGGCTCCACAATGCAGTCAGTGAGCAGGGTTCAGCCAGTGACTCAG ACTCCGACAGCGGAATCACTCACGGCCACATGGGCTACGTCTTCTCCAAGATGTACAATCCTTCTGATGATACATACGGGTGTCTGTCCGGGAACATTCCCTCTCTGGAGCTCATGGCCCTGTATGTGGCTGCGGCGATGCACGACTACGATCATCCGGGGAGAACCAACGCATTTCTAGTTGCCACTAACGCACCCCAG GCAGTCCTGTACAATGACCGCTCTGTTCTGGAGAACCATCACGCAGCTGCTGCCTGGAATCTGTTCCTGTCGAGGCCTGAGTACAATTTCTTAGTAAATCTGGACCACATGGAATTCAAGCGGTTTCGCTTTCTAGTGATTGAAGCCATCTTGGCCACAGACCTGAAAAAGCACTTTGATTTTCTGGCAGAATTCAATGCCAAA GTGAATGAGGAGGTGGGTCCAGGAATTGACTGGTCCAATGAGAATGACCGTCTGCTGGTTTGCCAGATGTGCATTAAGTTAGCCGATATCAATGGGCCGGCCAAGTGCAAAGATCTGCATCTCAAGTGGACAGAAGGAATCGTCAATGAGTTTTATGAACAG GGCGACGAGGAATCCAGCCTTGGGCTTCCCATAAGCCCCTTTATGGATCGCTCAGCCCCCCAACTTGCCAAACTACAGGAATCTTTCATAACTCACATAGTGGGACCCCTGTGCCATTCCTACGACTCAGCCGGACTGATTCCCGGGAAATGGCTGGACGAGAGCGACGATTCTGAAGACACAGATGATCAGGAAGATGAAGACACCACCGAGGAAGAGTCGTCTGAACCCTCAGAGTCTTTAGCAAGTATGTCATCTCAGATCTTCTGTTGTTTGAAAGATGCCTTATGGGGGAGTAATTCAGGGAAGG AAAAGAAGAAGTGCAAGCAGAAAATTTACTGCCACATCACTCACCATTTAATGGAAAACCATAAAATGTGGAAAAAAGTAATTGAGGAAGAGCAACGGGAGGACGCGCTGAAGAACGAGCCGTCCAATTTGCCCAAAAGTTCAGAACAAATCCAGGCCATcagggaggaggaagaggagaaggGGAACCCTAAAAGGGAGAATTCAGATGATGAATGA
- the LOC108712511 gene encoding cGMP-inhibited 3',5'-cyclic phosphodiesterase A isoform X2 produces the protein MSHRRTSLPCIPRDQLMGHSEWEHKHGSRGSQSSGTSITVDIAVMGEAHGLITDLLADPSLPPHVCTSLRAVSNLLSTQLTFQPIHKPRLSPVVSFNDNYTCSDSEEGSEKGEKMTIPKRLRRSLPTGLLRRVSSTWTTTTSATGMPTLEPAPVRRDRSGSIKPLDPSLSSNPDSWHNSLLLKSRPFSPSLVISNTNHVNPKRRQGIPPNISPLTSPCQSPIQGTPAASPTVKTVPVQFSDCSELNRLGPNPHKVLTSSKSAPEIPEPFQGPTLVCTSCGRSYSLVNPSDGALDPSEVPHSQHRTDDPTHTTSDYDSTHETNNSDSSDILQNDDEGDCAKDLTASRKSSDSTSFQPEAIALHPLIHSEEKAIVAPEPLLMEDLDPLMGEINNWNFPIFDLVEKTGQKCGRILSQVSYRLFEDMGLLETFKIPLREFMNYFHALESGYRDIPYHNRIHATDVLHAVWYLSTQAIPGLHNAVSEQGSASDSDSDSGITHGHMGYVFSKMYNPSDDTYGCLSGNIPSLELMALYVAAAMHDYDHPGRTNAFLVATNAPQAVLYNDRSVLENHHAAAAWNLFLSRPEYNFLVNLDHMEFKRFRFLVIEAILATDLKKHFDFLAEFNAKVNEEVGPGIDWSNENDRLLVCQMCIKLADINGPAKCKDLHLKWTEGIVNEFYEQGDEESSLGLPISPFMDRSAPQLAKLQESFITHIVGPLCHSYDSAGLIPGKWLDESDDSEDTDDQEDEDTTEEESSEPSESLASMSSQIFCCLKDALWGSNSGKEKKKCKQKIYCHITHHLMENHKMWKKVIEEEQREDALKNEPSNLPKSSEQIQAIREEEEEKGNPKRENSDDE, from the exons TCTTCGGGGACCAGTATCACTGTAGACATCGCTGTTATGGGGGAAGCTCACGGGCTCATCACAGATCTTCTAGCCGACCCCTCGTTACCCCCCCACGTGTGCACTTCTCTACGGGCCGTCAGTAACCTGCTCAGCACCCAACTCACCTTCCAGCCCATCCACAAGCCCAGGCTCAGCCCAGTCGTCTCCTTCAATGACAACTACACGTGTTCTGACTCCGAGGAAGGGTCTGAGAAAGGAGAGAAGATGACTATACCCAAG CGCTTACGGAGAAGTCTTCCGACCGGCTTATTGCGGAGAGTCTCGTCCACATGGACAACGACGACGTCTGCCACCGGAATGCCCACCCTGGAACCTGCCCCGGTGAGGAGGGACCGCAGTGGCAGCATCAAACCCCTAGACCCGTCATTATCAAG TAACCCCGACTCCTGGCACAACTCCCTGTTGCTGAAAAGTCGCCCCTTCTCTCCGTCTCTTGTCATTTCTAACACAAACCATGTGAATCCAAAAAGGAGGCAGG GTATCCCTCCCAACATTTCCCCCCTCACGTCTCCGTGCCAGTCTCCAATCCAGGGCACGCCGGCCGCCAGCCCTACGGTTAAAACGGTGCCGGTGCAGTTCTCTGATTGTTCTGAGCTGAACCGACTGGGACCCAATCCCCATAAGGTACTGACTTCATCCAAGAGTGCGCCGGAGATTCCCGAACCATTCCAGGGTCCCACCCTTGTGTGCACTAG CTGTGGGCGGTCCTACAGTCTTGTGAATCCCAGTGATGGCGCATTGGATCCCAGCGAGGTGCCGCATTCCCAGCACAGAACAG ATGATCCAACTCACACAACTTCTGACTACGACAGCACCCACGAAACCAACAACAGCGACAGCAGCGACATCCTTCAGAACGACGACGAGGGAGATTGCGCCAAGGATCTAACGGCGTCCAGAAAAAGCTCAGATTCAACGTCGTTCCAACCCGAAGCCATCGCCCTCCACCCATTGATACACTCGGAG GAAAAAGCCATTGTGGCTCCGGAACCTCTACTCATGGAAGATCTAGATCCACTCATGGGAGAGATCAACAACTGGAACTTTCCCATCTTTGACTTAGTGGAGAAGACGGGGCAGAAATGTGGCCGAATTCTCAGTCAG GTGTCGTACCGACTCTTCGAGGATATGGGTCTGTTGGAAACATTTAAGATCCCGTTGAGAGAATTCATGAACTATTTCCATGCGCTGGAGAGCGGATACCGGGATATTCCAT ATCACAATCGGATTCACGCTACAGACGTGTTACACGCGGTGTGGTACCTCAGTACTCAGGCCATCCCGGGGCTCCACAATGCAGTCAGTGAGCAGGGTTCAGCCAGTGACTCAG ACTCCGACAGCGGAATCACTCACGGCCACATGGGCTACGTCTTCTCCAAGATGTACAATCCTTCTGATGATACATACGGGTGTCTGTCCGGGAACATTCCCTCTCTGGAGCTCATGGCCCTGTATGTGGCTGCGGCGATGCACGACTACGATCATCCGGGGAGAACCAACGCATTTCTAGTTGCCACTAACGCACCCCAG GCAGTCCTGTACAATGACCGCTCTGTTCTGGAGAACCATCACGCAGCTGCTGCCTGGAATCTGTTCCTGTCGAGGCCTGAGTACAATTTCTTAGTAAATCTGGACCACATGGAATTCAAGCGGTTTCGCTTTCTAGTGATTGAAGCCATCTTGGCCACAGACCTGAAAAAGCACTTTGATTTTCTGGCAGAATTCAATGCCAAA GTGAATGAGGAGGTGGGTCCAGGAATTGACTGGTCCAATGAGAATGACCGTCTGCTGGTTTGCCAGATGTGCATTAAGTTAGCCGATATCAATGGGCCGGCCAAGTGCAAAGATCTGCATCTCAAGTGGACAGAAGGAATCGTCAATGAGTTTTATGAACAG GGCGACGAGGAATCCAGCCTTGGGCTTCCCATAAGCCCCTTTATGGATCGCTCAGCCCCCCAACTTGCCAAACTACAGGAATCTTTCATAACTCACATAGTGGGACCCCTGTGCCATTCCTACGACTCAGCCGGACTGATTCCCGGGAAATGGCTGGACGAGAGCGACGATTCTGAAGACACAGATGATCAGGAAGATGAAGACACCACCGAGGAAGAGTCGTCTGAACCCTCAGAGTCTTTAGCAAGTATGTCATCTCAGATCTTCTGTTGTTTGAAAGATGCCTTATGGGGGAGTAATTCAGGGAAGG AAAAGAAGAAGTGCAAGCAGAAAATTTACTGCCACATCACTCACCATTTAATGGAAAACCATAAAATGTGGAAAAAAGTAATTGAGGAAGAGCAACGGGAGGACGCGCTGAAGAACGAGCCGTCCAATTTGCCCAAAAGTTCAGAACAAATCCAGGCCATcagggaggaggaagaggagaaggGGAACCCTAAAAGGGAGAATTCAGATGATGAATGA
- the LOC108712511 gene encoding cGMP-inhibited 3',5'-cyclic phosphodiesterase A isoform X1, protein MSHRRTSLPCIPRDQLMGHSEWEHKHGSRGSQSSGTSITVDIAVMGEAHGLITDLLADPSLPPHVCTSLRAVSNLLSTQLTFQPIHKPRLSPVVSFNDNYTCSDSEEGSEKGEKMTIPKRLRRSLPTGLLRRVSSTWTTTTSATGMPTLEPAPVRRDRSGSIKPLDPSLSSSNPDSWHNSLLLKSRPFSPSLVISNTNHVNPKRRQGIPPNISPLTSPCQSPIQGTPAASPTVKTVPVQFSDCSELNRLGPNPHKVLTSSKSAPEIPEPFQGPTLVCTSCGRSYSLVNPSDGALDPSEVPHSQHRTDDPTHTTSDYDSTHETNNSDSSDILQNDDEGDCAKDLTASRKSSDSTSFQPEAIALHPLIHSEEKAIVAPEPLLMEDLDPLMGEINNWNFPIFDLVEKTGQKCGRILSQVSYRLFEDMGLLETFKIPLREFMNYFHALESGYRDIPYHNRIHATDVLHAVWYLSTQAIPGLHNAVSEQGSASDSDSDSGITHGHMGYVFSKMYNPSDDTYGCLSGNIPSLELMALYVAAAMHDYDHPGRTNAFLVATNAPQAVLYNDRSVLENHHAAAAWNLFLSRPEYNFLVNLDHMEFKRFRFLVIEAILATDLKKHFDFLAEFNAKVNEEVGPGIDWSNENDRLLVCQMCIKLADINGPAKCKDLHLKWTEGIVNEFYEQGDEESSLGLPISPFMDRSAPQLAKLQESFITHIVGPLCHSYDSAGLIPGKWLDESDDSEDTDDQEDEDTTEEESSEPSESLASMSSQIFCCLKDALWGSNSGKEKKKCKQKIYCHITHHLMENHKMWKKVIEEEQREDALKNEPSNLPKSSEQIQAIREEEEEKGNPKRENSDDE, encoded by the exons TCTTCGGGGACCAGTATCACTGTAGACATCGCTGTTATGGGGGAAGCTCACGGGCTCATCACAGATCTTCTAGCCGACCCCTCGTTACCCCCCCACGTGTGCACTTCTCTACGGGCCGTCAGTAACCTGCTCAGCACCCAACTCACCTTCCAGCCCATCCACAAGCCCAGGCTCAGCCCAGTCGTCTCCTTCAATGACAACTACACGTGTTCTGACTCCGAGGAAGGGTCTGAGAAAGGAGAGAAGATGACTATACCCAAG CGCTTACGGAGAAGTCTTCCGACCGGCTTATTGCGGAGAGTCTCGTCCACATGGACAACGACGACGTCTGCCACCGGAATGCCCACCCTGGAACCTGCCCCGGTGAGGAGGGACCGCAGTGGCAGCATCAAACCCCTAGACCCGTCATTATCAAG CAGTAACCCCGACTCCTGGCACAACTCCCTGTTGCTGAAAAGTCGCCCCTTCTCTCCGTCTCTTGTCATTTCTAACACAAACCATGTGAATCCAAAAAGGAGGCAGG GTATCCCTCCCAACATTTCCCCCCTCACGTCTCCGTGCCAGTCTCCAATCCAGGGCACGCCGGCCGCCAGCCCTACGGTTAAAACGGTGCCGGTGCAGTTCTCTGATTGTTCTGAGCTGAACCGACTGGGACCCAATCCCCATAAGGTACTGACTTCATCCAAGAGTGCGCCGGAGATTCCCGAACCATTCCAGGGTCCCACCCTTGTGTGCACTAG CTGTGGGCGGTCCTACAGTCTTGTGAATCCCAGTGATGGCGCATTGGATCCCAGCGAGGTGCCGCATTCCCAGCACAGAACAG ATGATCCAACTCACACAACTTCTGACTACGACAGCACCCACGAAACCAACAACAGCGACAGCAGCGACATCCTTCAGAACGACGACGAGGGAGATTGCGCCAAGGATCTAACGGCGTCCAGAAAAAGCTCAGATTCAACGTCGTTCCAACCCGAAGCCATCGCCCTCCACCCATTGATACACTCGGAG GAAAAAGCCATTGTGGCTCCGGAACCTCTACTCATGGAAGATCTAGATCCACTCATGGGAGAGATCAACAACTGGAACTTTCCCATCTTTGACTTAGTGGAGAAGACGGGGCAGAAATGTGGCCGAATTCTCAGTCAG GTGTCGTACCGACTCTTCGAGGATATGGGTCTGTTGGAAACATTTAAGATCCCGTTGAGAGAATTCATGAACTATTTCCATGCGCTGGAGAGCGGATACCGGGATATTCCAT ATCACAATCGGATTCACGCTACAGACGTGTTACACGCGGTGTGGTACCTCAGTACTCAGGCCATCCCGGGGCTCCACAATGCAGTCAGTGAGCAGGGTTCAGCCAGTGACTCAG ACTCCGACAGCGGAATCACTCACGGCCACATGGGCTACGTCTTCTCCAAGATGTACAATCCTTCTGATGATACATACGGGTGTCTGTCCGGGAACATTCCCTCTCTGGAGCTCATGGCCCTGTATGTGGCTGCGGCGATGCACGACTACGATCATCCGGGGAGAACCAACGCATTTCTAGTTGCCACTAACGCACCCCAG GCAGTCCTGTACAATGACCGCTCTGTTCTGGAGAACCATCACGCAGCTGCTGCCTGGAATCTGTTCCTGTCGAGGCCTGAGTACAATTTCTTAGTAAATCTGGACCACATGGAATTCAAGCGGTTTCGCTTTCTAGTGATTGAAGCCATCTTGGCCACAGACCTGAAAAAGCACTTTGATTTTCTGGCAGAATTCAATGCCAAA GTGAATGAGGAGGTGGGTCCAGGAATTGACTGGTCCAATGAGAATGACCGTCTGCTGGTTTGCCAGATGTGCATTAAGTTAGCCGATATCAATGGGCCGGCCAAGTGCAAAGATCTGCATCTCAAGTGGACAGAAGGAATCGTCAATGAGTTTTATGAACAG GGCGACGAGGAATCCAGCCTTGGGCTTCCCATAAGCCCCTTTATGGATCGCTCAGCCCCCCAACTTGCCAAACTACAGGAATCTTTCATAACTCACATAGTGGGACCCCTGTGCCATTCCTACGACTCAGCCGGACTGATTCCCGGGAAATGGCTGGACGAGAGCGACGATTCTGAAGACACAGATGATCAGGAAGATGAAGACACCACCGAGGAAGAGTCGTCTGAACCCTCAGAGTCTTTAGCAAGTATGTCATCTCAGATCTTCTGTTGTTTGAAAGATGCCTTATGGGGGAGTAATTCAGGGAAGG AAAAGAAGAAGTGCAAGCAGAAAATTTACTGCCACATCACTCACCATTTAATGGAAAACCATAAAATGTGGAAAAAAGTAATTGAGGAAGAGCAACGGGAGGACGCGCTGAAGAACGAGCCGTCCAATTTGCCCAAAAGTTCAGAACAAATCCAGGCCATcagggaggaggaagaggagaaggGGAACCCTAAAAGGGAGAATTCAGATGATGAATGA
- the LOC108712511 gene encoding cGMP-inhibited 3',5'-cyclic phosphodiesterase A isoform X5 — MSHRRTSLPCIPRDQLMGHSEWEHKHGSRGSQSSGTSITVDIAVMGEAHGLITDLLADPSLPPHVCTSLRAVSNLLSTQLTFQPIHKPRLSPVVSFNDNYTCSDSEEGSEKGEKMTIPKRLRRSLPTGLLRRVSSTWTTTTSATGMPTLEPAPVRRDRSGSIKPLDPSLSSNPDSWHNSLLLKSRPFSPSLVISNTNHVNPKRRQGIPPNISPLTSPCQSPIQGTPAASPTVKTVPVQFSDCSELNRLGPNPHKVLTSSKSAPEIPEPFQGPTLVCTSCGRSYSLVNPSDGALDPSEVPHSQHRTDDPTHTTSDYDSTHETNNSDSSDILQNDDEGDCAKDLTASRKSSDSTSFQPEAIALHPLIHSEEKAIVAPEPLLMEDLDPLMGEINNWNFPIFDLVEKTGQKCGRILSQVSYRLFEDMGLLETFKIPLREFMNYFHALESGYRDIPYHNRIHATDVLHAVWYLSTQAIPGLHNAVSEQGSASDSDSDSGITHGHMGYVFSKMYNPSDDTYGCLSGNIPSLELMALYVAAAMHDYDHPGRTNAFLVATNAPQAVLYNDRSVLENHHAAAAWNLFLSRPEYNFLVNLDHMEFKRFRFLVIEAILATDLKKHFDFLAEFNAKVNEEVGPGIDWSNENDRLLVCQMCIKLADINGPAKCKDLHLKWTEGIVNEFYEQGDEESSLGLPISPFMDRSAPQLAKLQESFITHIVGPLCHSYDSAGLIPGKWLDESDDSEDTDDQEDEDTTEEESSEPSESLAKKKKCKQKIYCHITHHLMENHKMWKKVIEEEQREDALKNEPSNLPKSSEQIQAIREEEEEKGNPKRENSDDE; from the exons TCTTCGGGGACCAGTATCACTGTAGACATCGCTGTTATGGGGGAAGCTCACGGGCTCATCACAGATCTTCTAGCCGACCCCTCGTTACCCCCCCACGTGTGCACTTCTCTACGGGCCGTCAGTAACCTGCTCAGCACCCAACTCACCTTCCAGCCCATCCACAAGCCCAGGCTCAGCCCAGTCGTCTCCTTCAATGACAACTACACGTGTTCTGACTCCGAGGAAGGGTCTGAGAAAGGAGAGAAGATGACTATACCCAAG CGCTTACGGAGAAGTCTTCCGACCGGCTTATTGCGGAGAGTCTCGTCCACATGGACAACGACGACGTCTGCCACCGGAATGCCCACCCTGGAACCTGCCCCGGTGAGGAGGGACCGCAGTGGCAGCATCAAACCCCTAGACCCGTCATTATCAAG TAACCCCGACTCCTGGCACAACTCCCTGTTGCTGAAAAGTCGCCCCTTCTCTCCGTCTCTTGTCATTTCTAACACAAACCATGTGAATCCAAAAAGGAGGCAGG GTATCCCTCCCAACATTTCCCCCCTCACGTCTCCGTGCCAGTCTCCAATCCAGGGCACGCCGGCCGCCAGCCCTACGGTTAAAACGGTGCCGGTGCAGTTCTCTGATTGTTCTGAGCTGAACCGACTGGGACCCAATCCCCATAAGGTACTGACTTCATCCAAGAGTGCGCCGGAGATTCCCGAACCATTCCAGGGTCCCACCCTTGTGTGCACTAG CTGTGGGCGGTCCTACAGTCTTGTGAATCCCAGTGATGGCGCATTGGATCCCAGCGAGGTGCCGCATTCCCAGCACAGAACAG ATGATCCAACTCACACAACTTCTGACTACGACAGCACCCACGAAACCAACAACAGCGACAGCAGCGACATCCTTCAGAACGACGACGAGGGAGATTGCGCCAAGGATCTAACGGCGTCCAGAAAAAGCTCAGATTCAACGTCGTTCCAACCCGAAGCCATCGCCCTCCACCCATTGATACACTCGGAG GAAAAAGCCATTGTGGCTCCGGAACCTCTACTCATGGAAGATCTAGATCCACTCATGGGAGAGATCAACAACTGGAACTTTCCCATCTTTGACTTAGTGGAGAAGACGGGGCAGAAATGTGGCCGAATTCTCAGTCAG GTGTCGTACCGACTCTTCGAGGATATGGGTCTGTTGGAAACATTTAAGATCCCGTTGAGAGAATTCATGAACTATTTCCATGCGCTGGAGAGCGGATACCGGGATATTCCAT ATCACAATCGGATTCACGCTACAGACGTGTTACACGCGGTGTGGTACCTCAGTACTCAGGCCATCCCGGGGCTCCACAATGCAGTCAGTGAGCAGGGTTCAGCCAGTGACTCAG ACTCCGACAGCGGAATCACTCACGGCCACATGGGCTACGTCTTCTCCAAGATGTACAATCCTTCTGATGATACATACGGGTGTCTGTCCGGGAACATTCCCTCTCTGGAGCTCATGGCCCTGTATGTGGCTGCGGCGATGCACGACTACGATCATCCGGGGAGAACCAACGCATTTCTAGTTGCCACTAACGCACCCCAG GCAGTCCTGTACAATGACCGCTCTGTTCTGGAGAACCATCACGCAGCTGCTGCCTGGAATCTGTTCCTGTCGAGGCCTGAGTACAATTTCTTAGTAAATCTGGACCACATGGAATTCAAGCGGTTTCGCTTTCTAGTGATTGAAGCCATCTTGGCCACAGACCTGAAAAAGCACTTTGATTTTCTGGCAGAATTCAATGCCAAA GTGAATGAGGAGGTGGGTCCAGGAATTGACTGGTCCAATGAGAATGACCGTCTGCTGGTTTGCCAGATGTGCATTAAGTTAGCCGATATCAATGGGCCGGCCAAGTGCAAAGATCTGCATCTCAAGTGGACAGAAGGAATCGTCAATGAGTTTTATGAACAG GGCGACGAGGAATCCAGCCTTGGGCTTCCCATAAGCCCCTTTATGGATCGCTCAGCCCCCCAACTTGCCAAACTACAGGAATCTTTCATAACTCACATAGTGGGACCCCTGTGCCATTCCTACGACTCAGCCGGACTGATTCCCGGGAAATGGCTGGACGAGAGCGACGATTCTGAAGACACAGATGATCAGGAAGATGAAGACACCACCGAGGAAGAGTCGTCTGAACCCTCAGAGTCTTTAGCAA AAAAGAAGAAGTGCAAGCAGAAAATTTACTGCCACATCACTCACCATTTAATGGAAAACCATAAAATGTGGAAAAAAGTAATTGAGGAAGAGCAACGGGAGGACGCGCTGAAGAACGAGCCGTCCAATTTGCCCAAAAGTTCAGAACAAATCCAGGCCATcagggaggaggaagaggagaaggGGAACCCTAAAAGGGAGAATTCAGATGATGAATGA